One genomic window of Dama dama isolate Ldn47 chromosome 7, ASM3311817v1, whole genome shotgun sequence includes the following:
- the LOC133059690 gene encoding BOLA class I histocompatibility antigen, alpha chain BL3-7-like isoform X2 codes for MRVLGPRALLLLSGVLVLTEARAGSHSLRYFYTAASRPGLGEPRFITVGYVDDTQFVRFDSDAPDPRIEPRAPWVEQEGPEYWDQETQRTRDTAQFFRMSLNTLRGYYNQSEAESHTLQEMYGCDVGPDGRLLRGYDQFAYDGRDYISLNEDLRSWTAAETAAQISKHNAEAAGDAARVRNYLEGKCVEWLRRYLKTGNDTLLRADPPKAHVNHHPISDREVTLRCWALGFYPDEISLTWQRDGEDQTQDMELVETRPSGDGTFQKWVALVVPFGEEQRYTCHVQHEGLQEPLTLRWEPPQPSFLTMGIIVGLVLLMFAVVTGAVIWRKKSSGEKGRIYTQASSCDSVLGFDVSLTVPTGETLEGLDWERGWSRGDTLGGRGL; via the exons ATGCGGGTCTTGGGTCCGAGAGCCCTCCTGCTGCTCTCGGGGGTCCTGGTCCTGACCGAGGCCCGGGCCG gctcCCACTCCCTGAGGTATTTCTACACCGCCGCGTCCCGGCCGGGCCTCGGGGAGCCCCGCTTCATCACCGTCGGCTACGTGGACGACACGCAGTTCGTGCGGTTCGACAGCGACGCCCCGGATCCAAGGATAGAACCGCGGGCGCCGTGGGTGGAGCAGGAGGGGCCCGAGTATTGGGATCAGGAGACTCAGAGAACCAGAGACACCGCACAGTTTTTCCGAATGAGCCTGAACACCCTGCGCGGCTACTACAACCAGAGCGAGGCCG AGTCTCACACCCTCCAGGAGATGTATGGCTGCGACGTGGGGCCGGACGGGCGCCTCCTCCGCGGGTATGACCAGTTCGCCTACGACGGCAGAGATTACATCTCCCTGAATGAGGACCTGCGCTCCTGGACCGCGGCGGAGACGGCGGCTCAGATCTCCAAGCACAATGCTGAGGCGGCCGGTGATGCGGCGCGTGTGAGGAACTATCTGGAGGGCAAGTGCGTGGAGTGGCTCCGCAGATACCTAAAGACAGGAAACGACACGTTGCTGCGCGCAG ACCCTCCAAAGGCACATGTAAACCATCACCCCATCTCTGACCGTGAGGTCACCTTGAggtgctgggccctgggcttCTATCCCGATGAGATCTCACTGACCTGGCAGCGTGATGGGGAGGACCAGACTCAGGACATGGAGCTTGTGGAGACCAGGCCTTCAGGGGATGGAACCTTCCAGAAGTGGGTGGCCCTAGTGGTGCCTTTTGGAGAGGAGCAGAGATACACGTGTCATGTGCAGCATGAGGGGCTTCAGGAACCCCTCACCCTGAGATGGG AACCTCCTCAGCCCTCCTTCCTCACCATGGGCATCATTGTTGGCCTGGTTCTCCTAATGTTTGCTGTGGTGACTGGAGCTGTGATTTGGAGGAAGAAGAGCTCAG GTGAAAAAGGACGGATCTACACCCAGGCTTCAA GCTGTGACAGTGTCCTGGGCTTTGATGTGTCTCTCACGGTTCCTACAGGTGAGACCCTGGAGGGTCTAGATTGGGAGAGGGGTTGGAGCAGAGGGGACACACTGGGTGGCAGGGGTCTTTGA
- the LOC133059690 gene encoding BOLA class I histocompatibility antigen, alpha chain BL3-7-like isoform X1 — translation MRVLGPRALLLLSGVLVLTEARAGSHSLRYFYTAASRPGLGEPRFITVGYVDDTQFVRFDSDAPDPRIEPRAPWVEQEGPEYWDQETQRTRDTAQFFRMSLNTLRGYYNQSEAESHTLQEMYGCDVGPDGRLLRGYDQFAYDGRDYISLNEDLRSWTAAETAAQISKHNAEAAGDAARVRNYLEGKCVEWLRRYLKTGNDTLLRADPPKAHVNHHPISDREVTLRCWALGFYPDEISLTWQRDGEDQTQDMELVETRPSGDGTFQKWVALVVPFGEEQRYTCHVQHEGLQEPLTLRWEPPQPSFLTMGIIVGLVLLMFAVVTGAVIWRKKSSGEKGRIYTQASSCDSVLGFDVSLTVPTV, via the exons ATGCGGGTCTTGGGTCCGAGAGCCCTCCTGCTGCTCTCGGGGGTCCTGGTCCTGACCGAGGCCCGGGCCG gctcCCACTCCCTGAGGTATTTCTACACCGCCGCGTCCCGGCCGGGCCTCGGGGAGCCCCGCTTCATCACCGTCGGCTACGTGGACGACACGCAGTTCGTGCGGTTCGACAGCGACGCCCCGGATCCAAGGATAGAACCGCGGGCGCCGTGGGTGGAGCAGGAGGGGCCCGAGTATTGGGATCAGGAGACTCAGAGAACCAGAGACACCGCACAGTTTTTCCGAATGAGCCTGAACACCCTGCGCGGCTACTACAACCAGAGCGAGGCCG AGTCTCACACCCTCCAGGAGATGTATGGCTGCGACGTGGGGCCGGACGGGCGCCTCCTCCGCGGGTATGACCAGTTCGCCTACGACGGCAGAGATTACATCTCCCTGAATGAGGACCTGCGCTCCTGGACCGCGGCGGAGACGGCGGCTCAGATCTCCAAGCACAATGCTGAGGCGGCCGGTGATGCGGCGCGTGTGAGGAACTATCTGGAGGGCAAGTGCGTGGAGTGGCTCCGCAGATACCTAAAGACAGGAAACGACACGTTGCTGCGCGCAG ACCCTCCAAAGGCACATGTAAACCATCACCCCATCTCTGACCGTGAGGTCACCTTGAggtgctgggccctgggcttCTATCCCGATGAGATCTCACTGACCTGGCAGCGTGATGGGGAGGACCAGACTCAGGACATGGAGCTTGTGGAGACCAGGCCTTCAGGGGATGGAACCTTCCAGAAGTGGGTGGCCCTAGTGGTGCCTTTTGGAGAGGAGCAGAGATACACGTGTCATGTGCAGCATGAGGGGCTTCAGGAACCCCTCACCCTGAGATGGG AACCTCCTCAGCCCTCCTTCCTCACCATGGGCATCATTGTTGGCCTGGTTCTCCTAATGTTTGCTGTGGTGACTGGAGCTGTGATTTGGAGGAAGAAGAGCTCAG GTGAAAAAGGACGGATCTACACCCAGGCTTCAA GCTGTGACAGTGTCCTGGGCTTTGATGTGTCTCTCACGGTTCCTACAG TGTGA